A stretch of the Phyllopteryx taeniolatus isolate TA_2022b chromosome 5, UOR_Ptae_1.2, whole genome shotgun sequence genome encodes the following:
- the c2cd5 gene encoding C2 domain-containing protein 5 isoform X7 translates to MPGKLKAKIVAGRHLPVMDRASELTDAFVEVKFGNITFKTDVCPKSLNPQWNSEWFKFEVDDEDLQDEPLQITVLDHDTYSANDAIGKVYIDIDPLLCSEAASVISGWFPIYDTIHGIRGEINVLIKVELFNDLNRFRQSSCGVKFFCTTSIPRYYRATMVHGFVEELVVNEDPEYQWIDRIRTPRASNEARQRLISLMSGELQRKIGLKVLEMGGNAVVGYLQCFDLEGESGLVVRAIGTACTLDKITSGGATATTITAATTHMHLSTAPASNACNSPSKDGKEPVFGEDLPSSPGPPTPFRALPTSPFSPPPFSPPQASRQSSSSDTDLSLTPKTGMGSGGSGGKEAGPLKTLLRQQTQTVLEQREFPFFTLTSFPAAFLVHVGGVVSARSVKLLDRIHNPDEPETRDAWWEEIRQEIKSHAKALGCHAVVGYSESTSICEEVCILSASGTAAILNPRYMREGCLDVAGTDHRFEEPAPSSCGFCHIPYDEFNMPFPAQLTYCFLCRRQKVPDVLFTTIDLPSEAAVSGKGCLIQARLCRLKKRAQGEVNATAISNLLPFMEYELHTQLMNKLKLRSMNALFGLHIQISVGENMLLGLASATGVYLTALPTPGGIQIAGKTPSDLSNEHHMLTIQKRINDTIAKNKELYQITLPEFIEEVVGSPIPEPKQRTRIFRSHSESSDELSELDLSHGKKDAFVLEIDDTDAVEDIHSLLMDASPPTGFHSCNTEIMPGIYNWTSGIQMFTSVRVLRLSNANLTNQGLNKIFTDLCENLLKSLYFKLRSMIPCCICHLNFTVAVPEEELIQVAVTAVAMTFDKDQTQEKPVEKPVTKGCSETEEQLQFPLELCADSPSANTQPPSKTSGIPANTAVSSRAASVDYGSFADRCSTWLELLRLKAHTIRRGSVKTISSLERSSPLTEGRSRSLRSNRCSFGGSSVTVVKMTPLSFLPATRVVKYLGIINMFFIRETTSLREEGGVSGFLHSFIAEVFAMVRAHVAALGGNAVVSYSMKECVLMENPNKNQAQCLINVSGDAVICVRESDQEPASSTTNLGQACTMGMEGAT, encoded by the exons GTTGATGATGAGGACCTGCAAGACGAGCCGCTGCAGATCACCGTGTTGGACCACGACACATACAGCGCAAACGACGCCATTGGGAAGGTTTACATCGATATTGACCCACTGCTGTGCAGTGAGGCCGCCTCAGTCATCTCCGGCTGGTTTCCCATCTACGACACCATCCACG GTATCCGTGGGGAGATTAATGTCCTGATCAAAGTGGAGCTCTTCAATGACTTGAACCGCTTCAGACAATCCTCCTGTGGAGTCAAGTTCTTCTGCA CCACCTCCATACCGCGGTATTACCGAGCGACAATGGTCCACGGTTTTGTGGAGGAGCTTGTGGTGAATGAAGACCCTGAGTACCAGTGGATTGACCGCATCAGAACCCCTCGAGCCTCCAATGAAGCCCGCCAGAGGCTGATCTCGCTTATGTCAG GAGAGTTGCAGAGGAAGATAGGTCTCAAAGTGCTAGAGATGGGGGGGAACGCAGTGGTGGGCTACTTGCAGTGTTTCGACCTGGAGGGAGAATCAGGCCTGGTGGTGCGGGCCATAGGTACTGCCTGCACTCTGGACAAAATCACCTCTGGAGGCGCTACTGCCACTACTATCACCGCCGccaccacacacatgcacctgAGCACGGCTCCTGCTTCCAATGCGTGCAATTCCCCTTCTAAGGACGGAAAGGA GCCGGTATTTGGTGAGGACCTTCCCTCGTCACCCGGTCCGCCCACCCCTTTCAGAGCGCTCCCCACTTCccccttctcccccccccctttctcgCCCCCTCAAGCCAGCCGCCAGTCCTCATCATCAGACACAGACCTCAGTTTGACGCCCAAGACGG GAATGGGCAGCGGGGGCAGTGGCGGCAAGGAGGCGGGGCCCCTGAAGACGCTGCTCAGACAGCAGACGCAGACGGTTCTGGAGCAGAGG GAGTTCCCCTTCTTCACGTTGACGTCTTTCCCAGCTGCCTTTCTGGTCCACGTTGGCGGAGTTGTCAGCGCTCGATCGGTCAAACTGCTGGACCGCATACACAACCCCG ATGAGCCAGAGACCCGCGACGCCTGGTGGGAGGAGATACGACAGGAGATCAAGTCTCATGCCAAAGCTCTCGGCTGCCATGCCGTCGTGGGATACAGCGAGAGCACCAGCATCTG CGAGGAAGTGTGCATCCTGTCCGCATCTGGCACGGCAGCCATCTTGAATCCTCGCTACATGCGGGAAGGCTGTTTGGACGTAGCAGGCACGGACCACAG GTTTGAGGAGCCAGCTCCCTCAAGTTGCGGCTTCTGTCACATACCATACGATGAGTTCAACATGCCCTTTCCCGCCCAGCTCACCTACTGCTTCCTCTGCAGACGACAAAAG GTCCCTGATGTTCTGTTCACAACAATCGACCTGCCATCAGAAGCAGCCGTCTCAGGGAAAGGCTGTCTCATTCAGGCCAG GCTATGCCGTCTGAAGAAGCGAGCCCAGGGAGAGGTGAACGCCACGGCCATCTCCAACCTGCTTCCTTTTATGGAATACGAACTACACACTCAGTTGATGAACAAGCTGAAGCTGCGCAGCATGAACGCTCTGTTCGGCCTTCACATACAGATCAGCGTTGGCGAGAACATGCTGCTGGGTCTGGCT TCCGCCACAGGAGTGTATCTGACTGCCCTCCCGACACCAGGAGGCATTCAGATCGCAGGGAAGACTCCGAGCGACCTGAGCAACGAGCACCACATGTTGACTATCCAAAAGAGGATTAATGACACCATCGCCAAGAACAAAGAGCTCTATCAGATCACTCTGCCG GAGTTTATAGAGGAAGTGGTGGGCTCTCCCATCCCCGAGCCCAAACAAAGAACTAGAATCTTCCGCTCCCACTCAGAAAGCTCAGACGAGCTATCAGAACTCGACCTCTCTCATGGGAAGAAGGATGCTTTTGTcctggag ATTGACGACACCGATGCCGTGGAAGATATTCACTCCCTACTCATGGATGCCTCGCCTCCCACGG GGTTCCACAGCTGCAACACTGAAATCATGCCTGGGATTTACAACTGGACCTCGGGAATACAG ATGTTTACATCTGTGAGGGTGTTAAGGTTGAGTAATGCCAATCTCACCAATCAAGGCTTGAATAAGATCTTCACTGACCTGTGTGAGAACCTGCTGAAG AGTTTGTACTTCAAGTTGCGCTCTATGATTCCCTGCTGTATTTGTCATCTTAACTTCACCGTTGCAGTACCGGAAGAAGAACTCATACAA GTTGCTGTGACGGCGGTTGCCATGACGTTCGACAAGGACCAGACCCAGGAGAAGCCAGTGGAAAAGCCTGTCACCAAAG GGTGCAGTGAGACAGAAGAGCAGCTGCAGTTCCCCTTGGAGCTCTGCGCCGATTCTCCATCTGCCAACACTCAGCCACCATCCAAAACCTCAG GTATCCCAGCAAATACCGCTGTGTCATCCAGAG CTGCCTCCGTTGATTACGGTTCCTTTGCAGACAGATGCAGCACCTGGCTAGAGCTGCTTAGGCTGAAAGCTCACACCATAAGACGAGGATCAGTTAAGACAA TCTCATCTCTGGAGCGCTCCAGTCCACTGACCGAGGGCCGGTCCCGCTCGTTGCGCTCCAACCGCTGCTCATTCGGAGGAAGCTCGGTCACCGTGGTGAAGATGACGCCACTTTCCTTCCTCCCCGCCACACGGGTGGTTAAATACTTGGGCATCATCAACATGTTCTTCATTCGAGAGACCACATCATTACGAGAG GAAGGTGGTGTGAGTGGCTTCCTCCATTCGTTCATAGCAGAGGTGTTTGCCATGGTTCGTGCCCACGTCGCAGCTTTGGGTGGGAATGCTGTCGTGTCCTACAGCATGAAGGAGTGTGTGTTAATGGAAAATCCCAATAAGAACcag
- the c2cd5 gene encoding C2 domain-containing protein 5 isoform X8: MPGKLKAKIVAGRHLPVMDRASELTDAFVEVKFGNITFKTDVCPKSLNPQWNSEWFKFEVDDEDLQDEPLQITVLDHDTYSANDAIGKVYIDIDPLLCSEAASVISGWFPIYDTIHGIRGEINVLIKVELFNDLNRFRQSSCGVKFFCTTSIPRYYRATMVHGFVEELVVNEDPEYQWIDRIRTPRASNEARQRLISLMSGELQRKIGLKVLEMGGNAVVGYLQCFDLEGESGLVVRAIGTACTLDKITSGGATATTITAATTHMHLSTAPASNACNSPSKDGKEPVFGEDLPSSPGPPTPFRALPTSPFSPPPFSPPQASRQSSSSDTDLSLTPKTEEPQSVRRRPGIFLCPSSPVLSTSFSSSVGGGASGSATRNTNLPLPSSTHSDSALLRKSVSFTEDFLLTASGMGSGGSGGKEAGPLKTLLRQQTQTVLEQREFPFFTLTSFPAAFLVHVGGVVSARSVKLLDRIHNPDEPETRDAWWEEIRQEIKSHAKALGCHAVVGYSESTSICEEVCILSASGTAAILNPRYMREGCLDVAGTDHRFEEPAPSSCGFCHIPYDEFNMPFPAQLTYCFLCRRQKVPDVLFTTIDLPSEAAVSGKGCLIQARLCRLKKRAQGEVNATAISNLLPFMEYELHTQLMNKLKLRSMNALFGLHIQISVGENMLLGLASATGVYLTALPTPGGIQIAGKTPSDLSNEHHMLTIQKRINDTIAKNKELYQITLPKLFTLDPEVLGDINMEFIEEVVGSPIPEPKQRTRIFRSHSESSDELSELDLSHGKKDAFVLEIDDTDAVEDIHSLLMDASPPTGFHSCNTEIMPGIYNWTSGIQMFTSVRVLRLSNANLTNQGLNKIFTDLCENLLKSLYFKLRSMIPCCICHLNFTVAVPEEELIQVAVTAVAMTFDKDQTQEKPVEKPVTKGCSETEEQLQFPLELCADSPSANTQPPSKTSGTVSLLTPAAKLCQNQLVIVHPEGKSSVVSGCRLWSPPL; this comes from the exons GTTGATGATGAGGACCTGCAAGACGAGCCGCTGCAGATCACCGTGTTGGACCACGACACATACAGCGCAAACGACGCCATTGGGAAGGTTTACATCGATATTGACCCACTGCTGTGCAGTGAGGCCGCCTCAGTCATCTCCGGCTGGTTTCCCATCTACGACACCATCCACG GTATCCGTGGGGAGATTAATGTCCTGATCAAAGTGGAGCTCTTCAATGACTTGAACCGCTTCAGACAATCCTCCTGTGGAGTCAAGTTCTTCTGCA CCACCTCCATACCGCGGTATTACCGAGCGACAATGGTCCACGGTTTTGTGGAGGAGCTTGTGGTGAATGAAGACCCTGAGTACCAGTGGATTGACCGCATCAGAACCCCTCGAGCCTCCAATGAAGCCCGCCAGAGGCTGATCTCGCTTATGTCAG GAGAGTTGCAGAGGAAGATAGGTCTCAAAGTGCTAGAGATGGGGGGGAACGCAGTGGTGGGCTACTTGCAGTGTTTCGACCTGGAGGGAGAATCAGGCCTGGTGGTGCGGGCCATAGGTACTGCCTGCACTCTGGACAAAATCACCTCTGGAGGCGCTACTGCCACTACTATCACCGCCGccaccacacacatgcacctgAGCACGGCTCCTGCTTCCAATGCGTGCAATTCCCCTTCTAAGGACGGAAAGGA GCCGGTATTTGGTGAGGACCTTCCCTCGTCACCCGGTCCGCCCACCCCTTTCAGAGCGCTCCCCACTTCccccttctcccccccccctttctcgCCCCCTCAAGCCAGCCGCCAGTCCTCATCATCAGACACAGACCTCAGTTTGACGCCCAAGACGG AGGAGCCCCAGTCGGTGAGACGCAGGCCAGGCATCTTCCTCTGCCCGAGCTCCCCTGTGCTCTCTACGTCTTTCTCTAGCTCAGTGGGCGGGGGTGCTTCTGGGTCCGCCACAAGAAACACCAACCTGCCCCTTCCCTCTTCTACCCACTCTGACTCTGCCTTGCTGAGAAAGAGTGTGTCCTTCACGGAGGACTTTCTACTGACGGCGTCCG GAATGGGCAGCGGGGGCAGTGGCGGCAAGGAGGCGGGGCCCCTGAAGACGCTGCTCAGACAGCAGACGCAGACGGTTCTGGAGCAGAGG GAGTTCCCCTTCTTCACGTTGACGTCTTTCCCAGCTGCCTTTCTGGTCCACGTTGGCGGAGTTGTCAGCGCTCGATCGGTCAAACTGCTGGACCGCATACACAACCCCG ATGAGCCAGAGACCCGCGACGCCTGGTGGGAGGAGATACGACAGGAGATCAAGTCTCATGCCAAAGCTCTCGGCTGCCATGCCGTCGTGGGATACAGCGAGAGCACCAGCATCTG CGAGGAAGTGTGCATCCTGTCCGCATCTGGCACGGCAGCCATCTTGAATCCTCGCTACATGCGGGAAGGCTGTTTGGACGTAGCAGGCACGGACCACAG GTTTGAGGAGCCAGCTCCCTCAAGTTGCGGCTTCTGTCACATACCATACGATGAGTTCAACATGCCCTTTCCCGCCCAGCTCACCTACTGCTTCCTCTGCAGACGACAAAAG GTCCCTGATGTTCTGTTCACAACAATCGACCTGCCATCAGAAGCAGCCGTCTCAGGGAAAGGCTGTCTCATTCAGGCCAG GCTATGCCGTCTGAAGAAGCGAGCCCAGGGAGAGGTGAACGCCACGGCCATCTCCAACCTGCTTCCTTTTATGGAATACGAACTACACACTCAGTTGATGAACAAGCTGAAGCTGCGCAGCATGAACGCTCTGTTCGGCCTTCACATACAGATCAGCGTTGGCGAGAACATGCTGCTGGGTCTGGCT TCCGCCACAGGAGTGTATCTGACTGCCCTCCCGACACCAGGAGGCATTCAGATCGCAGGGAAGACTCCGAGCGACCTGAGCAACGAGCACCACATGTTGACTATCCAAAAGAGGATTAATGACACCATCGCCAAGAACAAAGAGCTCTATCAGATCACTCTGCCG AAATTATTTACCTTGGACCCCGAGGTGCTCGGCGACATAAACATG GAGTTTATAGAGGAAGTGGTGGGCTCTCCCATCCCCGAGCCCAAACAAAGAACTAGAATCTTCCGCTCCCACTCAGAAAGCTCAGACGAGCTATCAGAACTCGACCTCTCTCATGGGAAGAAGGATGCTTTTGTcctggag ATTGACGACACCGATGCCGTGGAAGATATTCACTCCCTACTCATGGATGCCTCGCCTCCCACGG GGTTCCACAGCTGCAACACTGAAATCATGCCTGGGATTTACAACTGGACCTCGGGAATACAG ATGTTTACATCTGTGAGGGTGTTAAGGTTGAGTAATGCCAATCTCACCAATCAAGGCTTGAATAAGATCTTCACTGACCTGTGTGAGAACCTGCTGAAG AGTTTGTACTTCAAGTTGCGCTCTATGATTCCCTGCTGTATTTGTCATCTTAACTTCACCGTTGCAGTACCGGAAGAAGAACTCATACAA GTTGCTGTGACGGCGGTTGCCATGACGTTCGACAAGGACCAGACCCAGGAGAAGCCAGTGGAAAAGCCTGTCACCAAAG GGTGCAGTGAGACAGAAGAGCAGCTGCAGTTCCCCTTGGAGCTCTGCGCCGATTCTCCATCTGCCAACACTCAGCCACCATCCAAAACCTCAG GTACAGTCTCTTTACTCACTCCGGCTGCAAAACTCTGCCAAAATCAGCTGGTTATTGTGCACCCGGAAGGTAAATCCTCAGTGGTGTCCGGTTGCAGATTGTGGTCTCCTCCATTGTGA
- the c2cd5 gene encoding C2 domain-containing protein 5 isoform X9, which yields MPGKLKAKIVAGRHLPVMDRASELTDAFVEVKFGNITFKTDVCPKSLNPQWNSEWFKFEVDDEDLQDEPLQITVLDHDTYSANDAIGKVYIDIDPLLCSEAASVISGWFPIYDTIHGIRGEINVLIKVELFNDLNRFRQSSCGVKFFCTTSIPRYYRATMVHGFVEELVVNEDPEYQWIDRIRTPRASNEARQRLISLMSGELQRKIGLKVLEMGGNAVVGYLQCFDLEGESGLVVRAIGTACTLDKITSGGATATTITAATTHMHLSTAPASNACNSPSKDGKEPVFGEDLPSSPGPPTPFRALPTSPFSPPPFSPPQASRQSSSSDTDLSLTPKTGMGSGGSGGKEAGPLKTLLRQQTQTVLEQREFPFFTLTSFPAAFLVHVGGVVSARSVKLLDRIHNPDEPETRDAWWEEIRQEIKSHAKALGCHAVVGYSESTSICEEVCILSASGTAAILNPRYMREGCLDVAGTDHRFEEPAPSSCGFCHIPYDEFNMPFPAQLTYCFLCRRQKVPDVLFTTIDLPSEAAVSGKGCLIQARLCRLKKRAQGEVNATAISNLLPFMEYELHTQLMNKLKLRSMNALFGLHIQISVGENMLLGLASATGVYLTALPTPGGIQIAGKTPSDLSNEHHMLTIQKRINDTIAKNKELYQITLPKLFTLDPEVLGDINMEFIEEVVGSPIPEPKQRTRIFRSHSESSDELSELDLSHGKKDAFVLEIDDTDAVEDIHSLLMDASPPTGFHSCNTEIMPGIYNWTSGIQMFTSVRVLRLSNANLTNQGLNKIFTDLCENLLKSLYFKLRSMIPCCICHLNFTVAVPEEELIQVAVTAVAMTFDKDQTQEKPVEKPVTKGCSETEEQLQFPLELCADSPSANTQPPSKTSGTVSLLTPAAKLCQNQLVIVHPEGKSSVVSGCRLWSPPL from the exons GTTGATGATGAGGACCTGCAAGACGAGCCGCTGCAGATCACCGTGTTGGACCACGACACATACAGCGCAAACGACGCCATTGGGAAGGTTTACATCGATATTGACCCACTGCTGTGCAGTGAGGCCGCCTCAGTCATCTCCGGCTGGTTTCCCATCTACGACACCATCCACG GTATCCGTGGGGAGATTAATGTCCTGATCAAAGTGGAGCTCTTCAATGACTTGAACCGCTTCAGACAATCCTCCTGTGGAGTCAAGTTCTTCTGCA CCACCTCCATACCGCGGTATTACCGAGCGACAATGGTCCACGGTTTTGTGGAGGAGCTTGTGGTGAATGAAGACCCTGAGTACCAGTGGATTGACCGCATCAGAACCCCTCGAGCCTCCAATGAAGCCCGCCAGAGGCTGATCTCGCTTATGTCAG GAGAGTTGCAGAGGAAGATAGGTCTCAAAGTGCTAGAGATGGGGGGGAACGCAGTGGTGGGCTACTTGCAGTGTTTCGACCTGGAGGGAGAATCAGGCCTGGTGGTGCGGGCCATAGGTACTGCCTGCACTCTGGACAAAATCACCTCTGGAGGCGCTACTGCCACTACTATCACCGCCGccaccacacacatgcacctgAGCACGGCTCCTGCTTCCAATGCGTGCAATTCCCCTTCTAAGGACGGAAAGGA GCCGGTATTTGGTGAGGACCTTCCCTCGTCACCCGGTCCGCCCACCCCTTTCAGAGCGCTCCCCACTTCccccttctcccccccccctttctcgCCCCCTCAAGCCAGCCGCCAGTCCTCATCATCAGACACAGACCTCAGTTTGACGCCCAAGACGG GAATGGGCAGCGGGGGCAGTGGCGGCAAGGAGGCGGGGCCCCTGAAGACGCTGCTCAGACAGCAGACGCAGACGGTTCTGGAGCAGAGG GAGTTCCCCTTCTTCACGTTGACGTCTTTCCCAGCTGCCTTTCTGGTCCACGTTGGCGGAGTTGTCAGCGCTCGATCGGTCAAACTGCTGGACCGCATACACAACCCCG ATGAGCCAGAGACCCGCGACGCCTGGTGGGAGGAGATACGACAGGAGATCAAGTCTCATGCCAAAGCTCTCGGCTGCCATGCCGTCGTGGGATACAGCGAGAGCACCAGCATCTG CGAGGAAGTGTGCATCCTGTCCGCATCTGGCACGGCAGCCATCTTGAATCCTCGCTACATGCGGGAAGGCTGTTTGGACGTAGCAGGCACGGACCACAG GTTTGAGGAGCCAGCTCCCTCAAGTTGCGGCTTCTGTCACATACCATACGATGAGTTCAACATGCCCTTTCCCGCCCAGCTCACCTACTGCTTCCTCTGCAGACGACAAAAG GTCCCTGATGTTCTGTTCACAACAATCGACCTGCCATCAGAAGCAGCCGTCTCAGGGAAAGGCTGTCTCATTCAGGCCAG GCTATGCCGTCTGAAGAAGCGAGCCCAGGGAGAGGTGAACGCCACGGCCATCTCCAACCTGCTTCCTTTTATGGAATACGAACTACACACTCAGTTGATGAACAAGCTGAAGCTGCGCAGCATGAACGCTCTGTTCGGCCTTCACATACAGATCAGCGTTGGCGAGAACATGCTGCTGGGTCTGGCT TCCGCCACAGGAGTGTATCTGACTGCCCTCCCGACACCAGGAGGCATTCAGATCGCAGGGAAGACTCCGAGCGACCTGAGCAACGAGCACCACATGTTGACTATCCAAAAGAGGATTAATGACACCATCGCCAAGAACAAAGAGCTCTATCAGATCACTCTGCCG AAATTATTTACCTTGGACCCCGAGGTGCTCGGCGACATAAACATG GAGTTTATAGAGGAAGTGGTGGGCTCTCCCATCCCCGAGCCCAAACAAAGAACTAGAATCTTCCGCTCCCACTCAGAAAGCTCAGACGAGCTATCAGAACTCGACCTCTCTCATGGGAAGAAGGATGCTTTTGTcctggag ATTGACGACACCGATGCCGTGGAAGATATTCACTCCCTACTCATGGATGCCTCGCCTCCCACGG GGTTCCACAGCTGCAACACTGAAATCATGCCTGGGATTTACAACTGGACCTCGGGAATACAG ATGTTTACATCTGTGAGGGTGTTAAGGTTGAGTAATGCCAATCTCACCAATCAAGGCTTGAATAAGATCTTCACTGACCTGTGTGAGAACCTGCTGAAG AGTTTGTACTTCAAGTTGCGCTCTATGATTCCCTGCTGTATTTGTCATCTTAACTTCACCGTTGCAGTACCGGAAGAAGAACTCATACAA GTTGCTGTGACGGCGGTTGCCATGACGTTCGACAAGGACCAGACCCAGGAGAAGCCAGTGGAAAAGCCTGTCACCAAAG GGTGCAGTGAGACAGAAGAGCAGCTGCAGTTCCCCTTGGAGCTCTGCGCCGATTCTCCATCTGCCAACACTCAGCCACCATCCAAAACCTCAG GTACAGTCTCTTTACTCACTCCGGCTGCAAAACTCTGCCAAAATCAGCTGGTTATTGTGCACCCGGAAGGTAAATCCTCAGTGGTGTCCGGTTGCAGATTGTGGTCTCCTCCATTGTGA